atggATTCAACTAAGAAACTGTAGCGCCTCTCGCAGGTCAAAGCGCTTACACTAGACTACATCTGACATCAAAGTTAcgactttataaagttttaaatatggatattttctttCACAAACCCATCAATTCGTTTAAGAAGGCCtctattaaccccccggagatGTGCAGATTTATTTTGGAATGGATTTGTTCCTTAAAGTTGcactgtagtatttttgcagttacatttttccaaaaaacaCCAGTgtcatatattttgttcagctaagttcttacaatatcccaaatgtttccaactatttgtaaattgtgagaaaattttaaccaaggagcctgTCATTTCATCATATTTGCGTTACCCTCGGGTTCCACCCTTACAAAAAAACCCTGCAGGAAATCCCTTCAGGATTCCTGCTGGGCATTTTTGTAAGGgcagttttattctgcagaaatgctttactcttagcagcgtgaacaagtgtcacagcagccgctgaacaaacacacagagtagGCTTAATAACTTACATTTTAGTTTCGCCAGTTAATTCGTCTATTTTGTTGCGCCaacgaaaatatttccaaacgAAGTCACGGCGGAATCCACTGTAGGCCTACGCTTATCAGAAACTTGAAGAGTTCAAGACAGGTGTTGGTGGTGAATCGTTCCTGATTTGAATcatttgagtgaatgattcaactACAATGATTCATAAagtagtagtgggaagttcggatcattttactgactcggatctttgagtctcgttcagcaaaatgaacgaatcttttttcgagtcatttcgttcatttcaccaaaatgacatgttaaatagcccaacacatctagtacttatgaaaatgttgattacattttaaaacgacatacaaataaactatagggtacagcaaccaaagccaaattataagaaactgaaatgtttaattaattgattagttGTTGGGTCAGGCTATTGTAGTTTCTCTGTTAGTTCACCTCACCTCCTGATCCAAAACATTCTTTCTTTTGCAACTTCATATTTATCACGTTTGTTTTCCGCCTCTCGTGTCTTCGATCTCCTCGAGACGTTAACTGTcgactcgtctgtgtctgactctgATCAGATCTGGGGGCTGGGCCGCCCGGACCGTCCGTGACACAGGCCcggaaacaaaaatgattagttcttatgagtctttcgggtttgattctttcgttcttcctgttagtcccatagagtctatgctgtcaataacggaaacagaaaagattagttcttttgatcgagtctcgggtttgagtcgttcgttcttttgtcacgtgacTTGTCACCGTATAGAATACAAGTTCacaacctttttagtaaaaagcacgtagttattttttaaatatttttatattattctcagttaatatcagacatatacaaatatgggaaatatattgactattcaagtctaacatcacaaattcaattagactaattttgaatcaactgtgtgtgtatatatatatatatatatatatatatatatatatatatatatatattacacacacacacacacacacacagcatgtgACTGACagcaagaacgaaagactcaaactcgagactcaaaagaactaatcttttctgtttccgttactgacagcatagactctatgggactaacaggaagaacgtaagactcaaacccgagactcaaaagaactaatcattcggagattcagagctgattcagaggccatatgttgcgtaatgcgcatgcgctgtcaacacaaaatgaacgaatcactatctgagacaactcggtagtcccgagtcataataaagattcgttcaaaatgaacgaatcgttcatgaacgacacatcactATCATAAAGACGCCGCAACCAGCATCCTTGAACAAATCGTTTAAATGATTCCATGGATTCACTTTTCACAAATCGATAACGGCAGTCACCTAATTACACTTTTATTGTTATAATAATATCAACAACAGCAATTGCTTATTATGCTATTAAATAATTGACCACTGTCAACtaagtttataatataatactacAGATGttataaatatgattttatatgaaaatatgatTCTTGTAGACAAATGTGTGGCATGACAATGTTCCCTTGTAACTGTTATAGCTTGGACAGCAGCTGTAGTCCGCGCTTATAGCCTACCGTTAGCATTTTATATCTGACGGCTTTATTTAGGCTTCAGACTGTAGCTATACATTTTGGATTAACTTGTAAATATTATCTTGATAGACAAATCGTGTAAGGGTCATAACTCTTTGTTGAacacagatcttattttttGCGATTTTCCAAAAGTCTATGGGGAAAATGCATAGTTTTTTGATCGAGGGAACCCATGCGCCGCTAACTTCCGGGTTGGCCTAAAAAGTGAGTCCCTCCCCTTTTTACTGAACTTCAGTGAAAGTCCTTCAGACTGACTTGACCAAAGACCGTAAAAATAGACTCAGCCCAAAGACTCGCTCATCATGGCGATGTTTTCGTCTCTAACTCCGGTGTTCGTGGCGGTTTTGTGCGTGATTATCGGGTTTCTCTTCAAAAACTCCCAGAGGAGAGAGAGCAGATCAAAGCAGAAGCGTTCAGGTGAGACAGCCAGACCATGGGTGGACGAGGATCTGCAGGACGACACTGAAATCAGCAGGAAACACAACAACGGTACTGTACTCATACTCACACCATCACTATTAGTAACAATAAAGTTGTAAGTGACATGAACTTGTCTTTATCTCTTGTACACCCATTGTCCAGTCTACAACAGTAATAATAGGCTActtataataatactaataatcaaatattatgcacccatttaaataaataacgcTATTACATATTTCCTAAGTATAATTCAAATTAATAGATATAGCCTACTATAGTAATATTGTTGTGTCATATAATGATTGATATAATGAGGGATATTCactgaaaataaaatgtgttgaatttacatgatttaatcgaTTCCACATATCAAGTTATGTTTCCGTAATTTCAAAATCATTAAGAATTAAGTAATTTTTGAGTATCCCAATTAAGTAgtctataatttttttaatacggTTCCCTAACAGGATTAATTTGTAAAAATTTCTTATATTTTTGCGTCACAAGACTCGtaaataatatgaataaattgGACTGTGTTTTGCCATTAAATCAGATAGACCATCTATAAAAAGTGCACATGGATGTAAACAATTAAACACATGATTACTGCAAAAATCATGTCATCTTGAGTGCTTGAAACTGTCTGGATGGTTAGAGTCAGTACAAGAGTGGAAAGTAAACATGAAACCATGTGAAGATGCCTTTGAAGAGGGAAGTCGAGCGCAATGATGCAGAACTTTTGAAGACATCTCAAAGTTTGAGATCTGAAAACGCAATGCTGGGACAGAGTTTTGAACCCAGTGAAAAGGTTCAAAGTCCAAAAAACTTGCAACATGCTAGTTTACAGCCTGATTTCAAAAACGTTTCTAGTGCTTTAATGTCTGTTGCACAATAAAGTGCACTGTTTATATGCAAtatttggtcacactttagtttgGGGACTTTTATTTCTAATTTAGCTACTGATAAATATTGTCAcacagaataaggcattaatatgtgctttataaggaCTAACAAACAGCCAGTATCCTTATAGTATGCATGCTAATGAGGAAGTTCATAGTGAGTATTTTTTTCTCCTTCTAAAgtgctgcccaatatttttttttcataattgcTTATATACAGATAAGAGACAACATTACGACTAATATTATGATggtctagcctagaaatctagacgccccctatagcggcagcaaatctaatttgccgcaagtgttgtctagcaactctcaatacacttctgagctgtaaacgccaaactctggtcgggccaatcatatcgtgtgtagagtcggtgggcggggcttaacacaATGACGACAAGtcgcgcttgcgtgcttctagtaaacacagaaactggtgaacggcagtcttttgaatcagctttgaccacgactctggaagacttggagttaagcttttctctgagaaaagaacagcactgaagtcattcttaaaaaggaaagatgtgttctaagttttgccgaccggatacggcgagccctgacccgtcgaggcatggactccactagacccctgaaggtgtgctgtggtatctgccaccaagatgttagcagcagatcctttaagttctGGAAGTTGCGAGATggagcctccatggattggacttgtttgttcagcacattccACAGATGcacgattggattgagatctggggaatttggaggccaagtcaacacctcaaactcattgttgttctcgtcaaaccattcctgaaacatttttgctttgtgtcagggtgcattatcctgctgaaagaggccacagccaccagggaatacctctgccagcttgccttcttcccatagtgccatgtgttccctgggTAAGCGACACCACACACCctgccatccacgtgatgtaaaagaaaacgtgattcatcagaccaagcCACCTTCTTCAATTGCTCCATTgaccagttctgatgctcacgtgcccactgatAGCTTTCTATCAGATTCAGAACCAGCAATAACAGTAatttgtctgtttgatcggaccacacggaccagtcttcgctccccacatgcatcaataaGCCTTGGCCACCCAATACACCGTGGTTGGTTCACcattgttccttccttggagcacttttgatagatcctgaccactgcagaccgggaacaccccacaagagctgcagttttggagatgctctgacccagtcgtctagccatcacaatttggcccttgtcaaactcgctcaaatccttacgcttgcctatTTTTCATGCTTCTAacgcatcaactttgaggacaatgttaatttgctgcctaatatatcgcacccactaacaggtgccgtgatgaagagataatcagtgctattcacttcacctgtcagtggtcacaatgttatgcctgatcggcgTATGCAATCATTTTTTGACTAAATGACAGTTTTCTTCCATTAGATGAcatattcaaaacaaaacagagagatagaaataaagaaatgagactgcactgaaatgaatgtgtgtaattttttttactgacaTTGTTGACTAAATAGATTTTCTGTGCACAGAGGAGGATGATGATTGGCTAGACACAACAGAGGAAGAGAACATAGCCCATATCCCATACACTCCAGCTCAGTACTCTGCTGCTGAGATGCTGGAGCGCTCAAAGGAATTTTACTCGCTCATGAATCTGAGACGATCTGTCCGCTTCATCAGTCCAGATCCGGTACCAAAAGAAGTGATTGACAATGTCATACGCACTGCAGGTAATGCAATCGATCGCCGTGATGGAAGGGCTTGAATTTGACCATTTGGCAGAGATAGCTAATCAATATTcagatcaaaagaaaaaaaattcaaagcCAGCCTTTGGTTTTCCTCACTCGTTcactctggtgtgtgtgtgtgtgtgtgtgtgtgtgtaaggcaCTGCACCCAGTGGAGCTCACACTGAGCCCTGGACGTTTGTGGTGGTTTCTGACACCGACGTCAAACACAAGATCAGAGAGATCgttgaggaagaggaggagatcAACTACAAGCAAAGGATGGGAGACAAGTGGGTCCATGACCTAAAGAGACTCCGGTGTGTTTCAAACAGACAAGAAATTATTTACACACTGTTttatttggttacactttatctTAAGGtatcattgttacagtgtaattatatatttaagtactgcgtaatattaattaactacatgtacttactatagggttaggattaggttTGCTTTAGGGTTAGTTGTGTGTAATAATGTATAATTTACTGTAATTACTGTGGTAAGTACATgcaacatatgtaacaaggacactgtaaaataaagttttacctTTTGTTTATTCTTGTTAGTTTTATTATTACTGTACTACACTATTAtgtattataatttaatataacaattacagaccaatattaataataatatgtgtTGATAAACTCATCCGGCTATGATATTAGTGCCCCCTTGTGGTAACTTTTTTCCTACAATCTTTTTTTCCCTATGGTTAACTTTGTTTCAGATTGTTGGtcacaaaaacaataataaaaaaaatatgatattaGTATTATTGTTGtaatacaatacaaaaatattatttataataccacaattataaaatgtaaaaaaaaaacaaaaaactacactataatgtaatattatacacagatttaataatatttataagaattattgttatttttgttgtaatactGCATGCAGtaatataataatgttttttagaaataatgtttataataatatgaTAACATTTTGAATAATAATTTTTACACTGTAATAATAGCATTGCTTTTGTTGTTGTAATGCTATACACagtaatatattaaattattattattatcatattatTCTTGTAATATAATGTAcagtcatttattattattttttataataaataattatattaaactaTAATTATAGAATACAAATTTGTATAATATGATAcactataatataataattaaatgtgttattACTATTACTGTAATACTAtactagggctgtgcaatatatcgaaattatcaaaatatcacaaatgtacATTCCGCAATATGCATAAAGCAATGgctcgcaatatctgaatgaatttaataggctacttcaacattgtgaaaagtgtcaaTTTTAGGTcacagagaatagactgggcacattaCTGTTATTTATGTGagttgcttgatgttaaaaaagagttattaaacgcaataattTGCGAAAAACAATAATTTGGAGTCTCGTGctgtttgacacacacacacacacacaccgaaacgtgaacaatttgtgacataaatgtttgctaaaacgctgctggtcactttcagaagttgtagcgatgctttcttttcccactCAGAATGTGaaaatggtttcattctcagtttaaaaaaaaaaaaattgcacacTAATTGCAAAATcgtatcgcattatttaacaagatattgcatatcacatttttcttcaatatcgcacagccctatactatacacagataataatataagaaggattgttatttttttgttgttgtaatactgtacacagttatataataacaatattTATTAGAAATAATAATGTTCATAATACtataattaagatttttttactATTCactgtagtaataataataattattattgtttttgttgtatTGCTAtacacaatataataataacattaagAAGTTATACCATTTATAATACTATAAActgtattataatattaaacTATTGTTATATTACAATGTATAGTTTTATAAATAAGAATTGTTATTATACCATTTATAATACTATAAActgtattataatattaaacTATAGTTATATtacaatgtatatttttataaataagaaTTGTTATTATTGGTATTTTTACagataaatatagatatttgattataattataattatcacACAGAGTTATAGCAATGCTATTGGAGCCCCTTGTGGTCAGTTTTTACCATACTAATTCTACTATAATTTTATCTCAAGATTTGTTATGATTTCATAATTCACTAAATAGCAATAAAGATCACACTTACTGTATAAACAAGTAGTAAACCTCTCTTTCACAGGACAAACTGGGTGAAGGAGTATCTGGATGTGGCTCCGTATCTGATTCTAGTATTTAAGCAGACACATGGAGTTTTGCCCAACGGCAAGAAAAAGACTCACTATTACAATGAAATCAGCGTGTCCATTTCCTGTGGGATTCTACTGGCCGCCCTGCAGGTGAGACTCAGAAACACACAGCAATCAAGcgtttaaaaaattttttttactttgaattTGAATGACTTGTTAATCCATTTTGTTGTGGTAGAATGTTGGGCTGGTTACCGTGACGACCACTCCTTTGAACTGTGGTCCACAGCTTAGGTCCCTCCTCCAGCGACCAGCCAATGAGAAGCTTCTAATCTTGCTTCCTGTTGGCTACCCTGCGTCTGACGCCAAAGTGCCTGACCTCAAACGTAAAGACCTCAATGACATAATGGTGACTGTGTGACAGTGCTACAAATCATAATAAGACCAAATTTATAAAGCCATCTTGAATGTAGATTAAACAAATGTTCTCATTactgctttgttttttttaatgataccTTACCATAAAGGGATGTTACAGTAATAGTTCACATTAGAATACAGTTCCATGGTTcatttaaagccgcacttggctacttttgctctcggggtccccctacagcaGGGggtgccatcgcgcgtgcatttgttgacatgacaaccctgatagccctgaactagtgatgcgcgggtcgtctcataacccgcggaccccgtatgtctatttaatggtcgcgggtgcggggcgggttgtaaaaatatatacagtggtgcggtgcgggccaaataacttcataaaagtggcgtgaagaagagcgaaatgtttgaatttgcatggtaactcaaatgtttttttgttttttttactattttcgttattttggctagacatTTTTTGGacatatgaactgaatttagaaatgctttggaaaagaaaaaaaattgcatttaataaacaaaatagtttttttttttaaatgtagacagcgtttggagtgagtgcatgcaaaataattagttccccttaaaggggggggtgaaacactcagtttcagtcagtgtcatgtcaatcttgagtacctatagagtagcattgcatcctgcatatctccgaaaagtctttatttttttataattatataagaaagatgcgctgttccgagtctttccgaaaaaagccgagcgggtgggggcgtatcgtgtgagcggagctaaataatgacgtgtgcagcagcgcgctgtgtgttgagtcgagtgtgtcgtaaagctgtgtcatccctaacagcgggaaaaaaactttattcaaaataaaaatatggcttttaatcagatacagccatacatctatgatccggaatcagacccagaggctgcagttgaacaggagcagcagcaaaaacgactagagcaggacgtctctatgtggtacaagttatacactaactatataatatgcttagcgacttgtgttatttacatatttatacttgaattatatcgtcgtatttttgtctttgaaggtgtacatgtgggaagtgcagttgtgcacgtgtgtgtgtgtgtgtttacgcgtggtttgtgtagacaattgtaacgttagtaagcggactggttttgcacggcaggctaagttagtgtttacatagaaagacacggaatagtagcgcatttaaatgaagaagcgtgcttatttagttcaacatatttccccactctttgtgtattgttgtttggagtgctttcacaatacacaaacataaagttacacatataatggccagctaaacaaatgtacacgcactacacatcgcatgctccattgatcaattaactatacgtgatcatgtttgggctacttgatgagaataggcaaaaacacagacatttgaagcagtcttactcacagcctgcggttctaacgttgggacctttatcgttgggactgctccatccttcagcattaggcgatcggaaaatccggcgtcgagctgggccttgtttatgaaacagtcggcaccgaaatgcagcgaacagatataaacattcgcgcaactcagttgctgatccggaaaagcaaattccatccactgttgccttaccgcggggtttttggggaatctgtgcaggactgtcttggtctggcaaccaaaaatgcacttttttggtgacactgtaattgtgcacatcacctgtgcagcgcatcctacaagccagcgctttgatgggcgtagcctgttactttcgctctctccctctctctctctcatgctcttccggtagaattgtccgtaaggcccatacaaggaaattccgcccccattaacgtcaaaggggacgcatgatcgcaaaaaacttgccgaaacttatgactaaccggaagtagtatttttgacaaagaaatactcccatcaaacatccaccttaacttttgaaactttgtccatgtttaggatgggaatccaagtctttaacagtgtaaaaagatcagtatgcatgaaacagcatttcaccccccctttaaaggaagaaggaaaaaatgagaaATGGCGCTTTTATCGGcggtgggttaaagaaaacagcctAACTACGATactaaataggctacgtttaGGCATAAACATTAgcttgtaatattattattttaatttatatgttgattatgaaaagtgagcagcatgagtaagatATAAGATTCGCAATGTGTTTGAGATGGGCAGTCGcatgattttgaccacttcgagttttattttctggaaagtctttcttaaaaaaattattttgttttgtatgaattgtatttttactttaatcgacgtttcatcaattaattgcctgtatattaaataagaagcaaacCAAGATGgtctggaatggattgacgtgcgtagctggcctgtttcctctgcctttgagtaaggctgaagctaaagctctttctgttttaatacattttttgaatatgtcttaattacagtaggCCTATCCTATATATTATTTGTGGCTGCACCGGGGTCCCTCATTATAGGTAAAGTTACACCACTGTCCTTATTAAGAGAaaatatgtccttttaactacattataTCTTGTTATGTTGTTATtacgacacaattgagtggaaaatataGACTAATATGCTTTgttcaagttgatcgctgtcgtgttgaattgcgcaaaatttaactttagataacaaaatgcatgtgtaaaagctagtacaccgcatccaggaactttttttttagaactaaagccgggtgcacactgtgcgattttggccacgatttggccgtctgggacaaatttagcaaatcctaaaagattcctcagatcctaggctaaaatctgacgtctttggtcgttagtttgacatgttcaccggcagccgattaatgagcgctgcgatcaaattttacctcagacgaaattctggcagtgtcagaagatttggcacacaatcctgcagtgtgacttctcctacaaatgacagtcaaatatctcagtttttcaagacaaactatgaccaaaacgagtactagagatttctttgtagccagcatttcagtcccgcgtgtaattcagctcactgtcactgaacgcgtcattcattgatgatataaagctccgggtgagttttcttgcgcgcgtccgtttttagcgcgccttcactatcgtgcagtctgacattaatgacagtgtgacatggcgatcatgttcgtatagtctgacaagggacattcgcaaaggattttgaaaaatcgcacagtgtgcaggacccataagttagctttagctactactaatcaacaatgctttcatcatggaaactcttacatgcaaaacacagtatatgttatgaattttacacaaaattcatcttcatcacagtataactgatgttattgggggggggggggaattatcaatgctacccgtttttagctctgccttataaatataactagctcgttgcagaattaaacaaaaatatattttaaactttagcATTATCGGTATTGTAGcgtgatagtgagtactaaaatacatcttatttgtttatattcatactgattaagttagatttttttataacgtgattctgacatgatgtcacaaCATGCTCAGgtcaataatgcgtcttccagctgaggaATGGACTTGCTTTGCGACCATTACTTTCtatctatatag
This region of Pseudorasbora parva isolate DD20220531a chromosome 6, ASM2467924v1, whole genome shotgun sequence genomic DNA includes:
- the iyd gene encoding iodotyrosine deiodinase, with translation MAMFSSLTPVFVAVLCVIIGFLFKNSQRRESRSKQKRSGETARPWVDEDLQDDTEISRKHNNEEDDDWLDTTEEENIAHIPYTPAQYSAAEMLERSKEFYSLMNLRRSVRFISPDPVPKEVIDNVIRTAGTAPSGAHTEPWTFVVVSDTDVKHKIREIVEEEEEINYKQRMGDKWVHDLKRLRTNWVKEYLDVAPYLILVFKQTHGVLPNGKKKTHYYNEISVSISCGILLAALQNVGLVTVTTTPLNCGPQLRSLLQRPANEKLLILLPVGYPASDAKVPDLKRKDLNDIMVTV